The genomic region AGCGTCGCGGTCTCCGCTTCGCCGTCGCCGATCACGCACGCGACCACGAGGTCGGGGTTGTCGAGCGCCGCGCCGTACGCGTGCACGAGCGAGTAGCCGAGCTCGCCGCCCTCGTTGATGGATCCGGGCGTCTCGGGCGCCGCGTGCGAGGGCACGCCGCCGGGGAACGAGAACTGGCGGAAGAGGTGGCGGAGCCCGTCGCGATCGGGGGTCGCCGCCGAGAACAGCTCCGAGTAGGTGCCGTCGAGGTAGGCGTTGGCGACCATGCCGGGGCCGCCGTGGCCGGGGCCGGCGATGTAGATCATGTCGAGGTCGCGCTCGATGATCGCCCGGTTGAGGTGCGCGTAGACGAAGTTCAGCAGCGGGGTCGTGCCCCAGTGCCCGAGGAGGCGCGGCTTGATGTCGTCGCGCGTGAGCGGGCGCTCCAGCAGCGGGTCGTCGAGCAGGTAGATCTGGCCGACGGAGAGGTAGTTGGCGGCGCGCCACCACCCGTCGACGACGTCGAGGTAGAGGGGGGCGGCGGGGTCTCGGGGTGCGGTGTCGGAGGCCATGCATCAGCCTACGGCGGTGTCTCGGCGGGTGTCCCGGGGTCGCGCGTTCTGATCAGTCAGCGCACAGGGGCGGTGTCTCGGCGGGTGTCCCGGGGTCGCGCGATCCGGTCAGCGGGCTCGCAGGACGGTTCGGCGGACCGGCCGCACGTCAGCCGAGGCAGGCGAGGTCGTCGAGCGGCGTCGCGGTGGTGCGGGCGACGACGATCTCCTCGCCGGCCGTGATGGCCGAGTTCCCGTTCGCCGCTTCCAGGTCGGCGATGCAGAGGCCGAAGCTGGCGGCGACGCCGGTCAGCGTGTCGCCGGATGCGGGGGTGTAGTAGGCCAGCGTGCCCACCACGGAGCTGACCTCGCCCTGCGCCTGGGAGCGCGGGCCGCCGTCGGTCGGCACGACGGGGTCGGGTGCCGCGGGCGACGTCGCCGGCGTGCGCTCGCCCTCCACGACGGCCGGCGTCGGGTCGGGGCCGCCGTCCACGGCCGACGTGCAGCCCGCGAGGAGGGCCGCCGCGGCGAGGACGGCGGCGGCGAGGAGGGGGCGACGCGTCATGCTCGCGAGGCTAGCGGCCGGGCGAGCTCCGGTCAGCGCACGCAGACCGACTCGGCCGAGAGGCTGAGGCCGTCGGCGGTGCCGCGGATGCTCGCCGAGGCGATCCCGTCGGCGCGGCCGTCGCCGGCGGTCCAATGGTCGCGGCCCATCGCGCGTCCCCCGGGGACGAACCCCGCCTCGGTCCACGACCTGGTGATCGCGTCGAAGGGAGGCTGCGGTTCGTCCATCACGGTGAAGATCGGGATGAGCACGCTGCCGGTCGCCTGCGTCCCCTCGGAGCCGTCCTCGCACTGCGTCGCGACCGTGGTCACCTCGGCGGGCACGCCCGTGGTGGCAGCCGCGGCCTCCAAGAAGGCGCGCACCCCCG from Clavibacter michiganensis subsp. insidiosus harbors:
- a CDS encoding LysM peptidoglycan-binding domain-containing protein, which encodes MTRRPLLAAAVLAAAALLAGCTSAVDGGPDPTPAVVEGERTPATSPAAPDPVVPTDGGPRSQAQGEVSSVVGTLAYYTPASGDTLTGVAASFGLCIADLEAANGNSAITAGEEIVVARTTATPLDDLACLG